The Phoenix dactylifera cultivar Barhee BC4 chromosome 9, palm_55x_up_171113_PBpolish2nd_filt_p, whole genome shotgun sequence genome window below encodes:
- the LOC103695505 gene encoding probable UDP-arabinose 4-epimerase 3, translating into MLPVSRGRSQPRAVRSWPFSGLDYSDSRRKPHFLGKVLVAAVLTALCIFILKQSPGFSGHSAFSRHEPGVTHVLVTGGAGYIGSHAAFRLLKDSYRVTIVDNLSRGNIGAVKVLQELFPEPGRLQFIYADLGDAKAVNQIFAHNAFDAVMHFAAVAYVGESTLEPLRYYHNITANTLGILEAMAAHSVKTLIYSSTCATYGEPEKMPITEVTPQFPINPYGKAKKMAEDMILDFSKNSDMAVMILRYFNVIGSDPEGRLGEAPRAELREHGRISGACFDAALGIIPGLKVKGTDYPTADGTCIRDYIDVTDLVDAHVKALVKAKPNKVGIYNVGTGKGRSVKEFVEACKKATGANIKVEYLDRRPGDYAEVYSDPSKINRELNWTARYTDLQESLSIAWRWQKSHRNGYGSPSVLTF; encoded by the exons ATGCTACCTGTCAGCAGGGGTAGAAGTCAGCCCAGGGCTGTTAGATCTTGGCCCTTTTCAG GGTTGGATTACTCAGATTCAAGACGCAAGCCTCATTTTCTTGGAAAAGTTCTTGTGGCTGCTGTTCTCACAGCCTTATGCATATTCATTTTGAAGCAATCCCCTGGTTTCAGTGGTCATAGTGCA TTTTCTCGTCATGAACCTGGGGTTACCCATGTCCTAGTAACAGGAGGTGCTGGCTATATTGGCTCACATGCTGCATTTCGGCTCTTGAAGGACTCGTATCGAGTAACAATTGTG GATAATCTTTCTAGGGGAAATATTGGAGCAGTTAAGGTTCTCCAGGAGCTATTTCCAGAGCCTGGGAGACTTCAATTCATTTATGCTGATTTGGGCGATGCAAAAGCT GTTAACCAAATATTTGCACATAACGCATTTGATGCTGTTATGCACTTTGCAGCTGTTGCTTATGTGGGGGAAAGTACACTTGAACCTCTCAG GTACTACCACAATATAACTGCAAACACATTGGGCATTCTTGAGGCCATGGCAGCACATAGTGTTAAAACGCTTATTTACTCGAGCACATGTGCAACTTACGGGGAGCCTGAAAAAATGCCTATTACAGAAGTAACTCCTCAG TTTCCCATTAACCCATATGGGAAGGCAAAGAAAATGGCGGAAGACATGATTTTGGATTTCTCAAAGAACTCAGACATGGCTGTGATGATCTTAAG ATATTTCAACGTCATCGGATCAGATCCAGAGGGAAGGTTAGGTGAGGCTCCCAGAGCTGAATTACGAGAGCATGGACGGATATCTGGTGCATGCTTCGATGCAGCATTAGGAATCATTCCAGGGCTGAAG GTTAAAGGAACGGACTATCCCACAGCTGATGGAACTTGCATAAGAGATTATATTGATGTCACTGATCTGGTTGATGCTCATGTAAAAGCCCTTGTCAAGGCAAAGCCTAACAAAGTTGGTATCTACAATGTCGGTACTGGAAAAG GTAGATCAGTTAAGGAGTTTGTGGAAGCCTGCAAGAAAGCAACTGGGGCCAACATTAAAGTTGAATACCTTGACCGCAGACCAGGTGACTATGCTGAAGTGTACAGTGACCCTTCAAAGATTAATCGTGAACTCAACTGGACTGCACGGTACACTGATCTTCAAGAGAGCCTTTCCATTGCATGGAGATGGCAGAAATCACATCGAAATGGCTATGGATCACCCTCAGTTTTGACTTTTTGA